From a single Nymphaea colorata isolate Beijing-Zhang1983 chromosome 4, ASM883128v2, whole genome shotgun sequence genomic region:
- the LOC116252174 gene encoding uncharacterized protein ycf20 isoform X2 translates to MCVVIAKEHQPSLVFQKNLILPASLCIRRRCHASNHLQWTAWITRHKVLPRLRVVQTVLSYSVTSTSLSGREQDPPIGADSGTRLIKAVQSFGTKLNEKVERLKKGLPIKILSFLVGFYCATAFATVIGQTGDWDILSAGLAVVIVEAIGALMYRASFPLFDRIRSLITFFNYWKAGLSLGLFLDSFKYEIDTIFGLFDSSNLEIDLFPLFW, encoded by the exons ATGTGTGTGGTGATCGCTAAAGAACACCAACCTTCACTTGTCTTCCAAAAGAATCTCATACTTCCAGCTTCACTGTGTATAAGGCGTCGGTGTCATGCTTCTAATCATCTTCAGTGGACTGCATGGATTACCAGACACAAAGTTCTGCCTCGTCTTCGTGTTGTCCAAACTGTTTTATCCTATTCAGTTACCAGTACAAG CCTCAGTGGTCGTGAACAAGATCCTCCAATAGGTGCTGACAGTGGGACACGTTTAATCAAAGCTGTCCAGTCTTTTGGAACCAAGTTGAATGAGAAAGTAGAGAGGTTGAAGAAGGGTTTGCCTATCAAGATACTATCCTTTCTTGTTGGCTTCTACTGTGCAACTGCTTTCGCTACTGTGATAGGACAAACGGGTGACTGGGATATACTTTCAGCTGGTTTGGCTGTGGTTATAGTTGAAGCAATTGGTGCCCTCATGTATAGAGCATCTTTTCCTCTCTTTGATAGAATCAGAAGTCTCATCACCTTTTTTAATTACTGGAAGGCCGGTCTCTCATTAGGCCTTTTCTTGGATTCGTTCAAGTATGAAATCGATACGATATTTGGGTTGTTTGACTCTTCCAATCTTGAAATAGATTTGTTTCCTCTATTTTGGTAA
- the LOC116252174 gene encoding uncharacterized protein ycf20 isoform X1, whose amino-acid sequence MCVVIAKEHQPSLVFQKNLILPASLCIRRRCHASNHLQWTAWITRHKVLPRLRVVQTVLSYSVTSTRNSLSGREQDPPIGADSGTRLIKAVQSFGTKLNEKVERLKKGLPIKILSFLVGFYCATAFATVIGQTGDWDILSAGLAVVIVEAIGALMYRASFPLFDRIRSLITFFNYWKAGLSLGLFLDSFKYEIDTIFGLFDSSNLEIDLFPLFW is encoded by the exons ATGTGTGTGGTGATCGCTAAAGAACACCAACCTTCACTTGTCTTCCAAAAGAATCTCATACTTCCAGCTTCACTGTGTATAAGGCGTCGGTGTCATGCTTCTAATCATCTTCAGTGGACTGCATGGATTACCAGACACAAAGTTCTGCCTCGTCTTCGTGTTGTCCAAACTGTTTTATCCTATTCAGTTACCAGTACAAG AAACAGCCTCAGTGGTCGTGAACAAGATCCTCCAATAGGTGCTGACAGTGGGACACGTTTAATCAAAGCTGTCCAGTCTTTTGGAACCAAGTTGAATGAGAAAGTAGAGAGGTTGAAGAAGGGTTTGCCTATCAAGATACTATCCTTTCTTGTTGGCTTCTACTGTGCAACTGCTTTCGCTACTGTGATAGGACAAACGGGTGACTGGGATATACTTTCAGCTGGTTTGGCTGTGGTTATAGTTGAAGCAATTGGTGCCCTCATGTATAGAGCATCTTTTCCTCTCTTTGATAGAATCAGAAGTCTCATCACCTTTTTTAATTACTGGAAGGCCGGTCTCTCATTAGGCCTTTTCTTGGATTCGTTCAAGTATGAAATCGATACGATATTTGGGTTGTTTGACTCTTCCAATCTTGAAATAGATTTGTTTCCTCTATTTTGGTAA